One segment of Oreochromis niloticus isolate F11D_XX linkage group LG8, O_niloticus_UMD_NMBU, whole genome shotgun sequence DNA contains the following:
- the hid1b gene encoding protein HID1b isoform X3, translating to MRQIILPVDPGRQQVVGDRKMGNADSKLNFRKAVVQLTTKTQPVEASDDVFWDQFWVDSSTTVQDVFALVPAAEIRAVREESPSNLATLCYKAVERLVRGADSGCPSEKERQTVLNCTRLLTRILPYIFEDADWRGFFWSTIPGRAGHLDHDADDEGRPLAESLLLAIADLLFCPDFTIQSHKKNSPDTADDIRAIDSCEYIWEAGVGFAQAPPLNYLHDLNRTELLKLLLTCFSEAMYLPPSPENKVLNPWISFFCSTENRHALPLFTSLLNVVCAYDPVGYGIPYNHLLFSDYREQLVEQAVQILIVTLEHEAGSAASAALQALDPSTSPSAEEEQEVHTAGGPDNLFVNYLSRIHREEDLSFVLKGLARLLNNPLIQTYLPRSTKKIQFHQELLILFWKFCDFNKKFLFFVLKSSDVLDMLVPILFYLNDARADQSRLGLMHIGVFILLLLSGERNFGVRLNKPYALRVPMDIPVFTGTHADLLIVIFHKIISSGHQRLQPLFDCLLTIIVNISPYLKSLSMVAANKLLHLLEAFSTPWFLFSSPQNHHLVFFLLEVCNNIIQYQFDGNFNLVYAIIRKRSVFHQLANLPSDTASIQRALQKKKRTGISRTNSVENESMEGSRPAVPAEPGTLKASLEATPGIDKITEKSQVSQDGTMVTLPHSDSPHTSTKSGIAAGASDSESNSERDHKVNRTQSESARSRLSSISSTAAWSANSDWVSSWKAKLPLQTIMRLLQVLVPQVEKICIDNLLSCSGV from the exons ATGAGGCAGATTATCCTCCCTGTGGATCCAGGCAGGCAGCAGGTGGTTGGAGACAGAAAAATGGGAAACGCAGACAGCAAACTTAACTTCAGGAAAGCGGTGGTCCAGCTGACAACCAAAACTCAG CCCGTCGAAGCCTCAGACGACGTGTTCtgggatcagttctgggtcgaCTCCTCCACCACGGTTCAGGATGTTTTCGCTCTGGTTCCGGCGGCAGAGATCAGAGCCGTCAGAGAGGAGTCTCCGTCAAACCTGGCAACCCTCTGCTACAAG GCGGTGGAGAGGCTGGTCCGGGGAGCAGACTCCGGCTGCCCCTCGGAGAAGGAGCGCCAGACTGTGTTGAACTGCACTCGCCTGCTCACCCGCATCCTGCCCTACATCTTCGAGGACGCAGACTGGAGGGGCTTCTTCTGGTCCACCATCCCTGGCAGAGCGGGG CACTTGGACCACGATGCTGATGACGAAGGTCGGCCTCTGGCTGAATCCCTGCTGCTGGCCATCGCTGACCTGCTCTTCTGTCCCGATTTCACCATCCAGAGCCACAAGAAGAACAGCCCG GATACAGCTGATGATATACGAGCCATAGACAGCTGTGAGTACATCTGGGAGGCGGGTGTGGGCTTTGCTCAGGCACCTCCTCTCAACTACCTCCACGACCTGAACAG GACAGAGCTGCTGAAGTTACTCCTCACCTGCTTCTCTGAAGCCATGTACCTTCCTCCTTCCCCTGAAAACAAAGTCCTCAACCCCTGGATCTCCTTCTTCTGCTCCACAGAGAACAG ACACGCCCTGCCTCTGTTCACCTCCCTGCTCAATGTGGTGTGTGCCTACGACCCCGTGGGCTATGGCATCCCGTACAACCACCTGCTGTTCTCAGACTACCGGGAGCAGCTGGTGGAGCAGGCGGTCCAGATCCTTATCGTCACCCTGGAGCACGAGGCTGGCTCGGCCGCCAGCGCCGCCCTCCAGGCCCTGGACCCCTCAACATCCCCCTCAGCTGAGGAGGAGCAAGAGGTACATACA GCTGGTGGACCTGACAACCTGTTTGTGAATTATCTCTCCAGGATACACAGAGAGGAG GACTTGAGCTTTGTCCTTAAAGGTCTGGCTCGGCTGCTTAACAACCCCCTGATTCAGACTTATCTGCCCCGATCCACCAAGAAGATCCAGTTCCaccaggagctgctgatcctcTTCTGGAAATTCTGCGACTTCAACAAG aaatTCCTCTTCTTTGTCCTTAAGAGCAGCGACGTGCTGGACATGTTGGTTCCCATCCTCTTCTACCTGAACGATGCCCGAGCGGATCAGT ctcGGCTCGGCCTCATGCACATCGGTGTCttcatcctgctgctgctgagcgGAGAAAGAAACTTTGGCGTCCGTCTGAACAAGCCGTACGCTCTCCGTGTGCCCATGGACATTCCTGTGTTCACAGGAACCCACGCCGACCTGCTCATAGTG ATCTTCCACAAAATCATCTCCAGCGGACACCAGCGTCTCCAGCCTCTGTTCGACTGCTTGCTCACCATCATAGTGAACA TTTCACCTTACCTGAAGAGCCTGTCCATGGTGGCAGCCAACAAACTGCTCCACCTCCTGGAGGCCTTCTCCACGCCCTGGTTCCTCTTCTCCTCGCCCCAGAACCACCACCTGGTCTTCTTCCTGCTGGAGGTCTGCAACAACATCATCCAGTATCAGTTTGATG GTAACTTCAACCTGGTGTACGCCATCATCCGTAAGCGAAGCGTCTTCCACCAGCTGGCCAACCTGCCGTCCGACACGGCGTCTATTCAGAGGGCCctgcaaaagaagaagaggacgGGAATCTCTAGAACGAACTCTGTAGAGAATGAGTCCATGGAGGGCTCCAGACCTGCTGTACCCGCCGAGCCAGGCACACTCAAAGCCAGCTTGGAGGCCACTCCAG GAATCGATAAGATAACAGAGAAGTCTCAGGTGAGTCAGGATGGAACGATGGTCACTCTGCCACATTCGGACTCGCCGCACACGTCGACTAAAAGCGGCATCGCAGCCGGAGCCAGCGACAGCGAGTCCAACTCTGAGAGAGATCACAAG GTTAACCGCACGCAGTCGGAGTCAGCAAGGAGTCGACTGTCGAGCATCTCATCGACGGCTGCGTGGAGCGCTAACTCAGACTGG GTCTCCTCATGGAAGGCCAAACTTCCCCTACAGACGATCATGAGGTTGCTCCAAGTCCTGGTTCCTCAGGTGGAGAAGATTTGCATCGACAA TTTATTGTCGTGCTCAGGGGTCTGA
- the hid1b gene encoding protein HID1b isoform X2 translates to MRQIILPVDPGRQQVVGDRKMGNADSKLNFRKAVVQLTTKTQPVEASDDVFWDQFWVDSSTTVQDVFALVPAAEIRAVREESPSNLATLCYKAVERLVRGADSGCPSEKERQTVLNCTRLLTRILPYIFEDADWRGFFWSTIPGRAGHLDHDADDEGRPLAESLLLAIADLLFCPDFTIQSHKKNSPDTADDIRAIDSCEYIWEAGVGFAQAPPLNYLHDLNRTELLKLLLTCFSEAMYLPPSPENKVLNPWISFFCSTENRHALPLFTSLLNVVCAYDPVGYGIPYNHLLFSDYREQLVEQAVQILIVTLEHEAGSAASAALQALDPSTSPSAEEEQEAGGPDNLFVNYLSRIHREEDLSFVLKGLARLLNNPLIQTYLPRSTKKIQFHQELLILFWKFCDFNKKFLFFVLKSSDVLDMLVPILFYLNDARADQSRLGLMHIGVFILLLLSGERNFGVRLNKPYALRVPMDIPVFTGTHADLLIVIFHKIISSGHQRLQPLFDCLLTIIVNISPYLKSLSMVAANKLLHLLEAFSTPWFLFSSPQNHHLVFFLLEVCNNIIQYQFDGNFNLVYAIIRKRSVFHQLANLPSDTASIQRALQKKKRTGISRTNSVENESMEGSRPAVPAEPGTLKASLEATPGIDKITEKSQVSQDGTMVTLPHSDSPHTSTKSGIAAGASDSESNSERDHKVNRTQSESARSRLSSISSTAAWSANSDWVSSWKAKLPLQTIMRLLQVLVPQVEKICIDKGLTDESEILKFLQHGTLVGLLPVPHPILIRKYQANAGTAMWFRTYIWGVIYLRNVDPPIWYDTDIRLFEIQRI, encoded by the exons ATGAGGCAGATTATCCTCCCTGTGGATCCAGGCAGGCAGCAGGTGGTTGGAGACAGAAAAATGGGAAACGCAGACAGCAAACTTAACTTCAGGAAAGCGGTGGTCCAGCTGACAACCAAAACTCAG CCCGTCGAAGCCTCAGACGACGTGTTCtgggatcagttctgggtcgaCTCCTCCACCACGGTTCAGGATGTTTTCGCTCTGGTTCCGGCGGCAGAGATCAGAGCCGTCAGAGAGGAGTCTCCGTCAAACCTGGCAACCCTCTGCTACAAG GCGGTGGAGAGGCTGGTCCGGGGAGCAGACTCCGGCTGCCCCTCGGAGAAGGAGCGCCAGACTGTGTTGAACTGCACTCGCCTGCTCACCCGCATCCTGCCCTACATCTTCGAGGACGCAGACTGGAGGGGCTTCTTCTGGTCCACCATCCCTGGCAGAGCGGGG CACTTGGACCACGATGCTGATGACGAAGGTCGGCCTCTGGCTGAATCCCTGCTGCTGGCCATCGCTGACCTGCTCTTCTGTCCCGATTTCACCATCCAGAGCCACAAGAAGAACAGCCCG GATACAGCTGATGATATACGAGCCATAGACAGCTGTGAGTACATCTGGGAGGCGGGTGTGGGCTTTGCTCAGGCACCTCCTCTCAACTACCTCCACGACCTGAACAG GACAGAGCTGCTGAAGTTACTCCTCACCTGCTTCTCTGAAGCCATGTACCTTCCTCCTTCCCCTGAAAACAAAGTCCTCAACCCCTGGATCTCCTTCTTCTGCTCCACAGAGAACAG ACACGCCCTGCCTCTGTTCACCTCCCTGCTCAATGTGGTGTGTGCCTACGACCCCGTGGGCTATGGCATCCCGTACAACCACCTGCTGTTCTCAGACTACCGGGAGCAGCTGGTGGAGCAGGCGGTCCAGATCCTTATCGTCACCCTGGAGCACGAGGCTGGCTCGGCCGCCAGCGCCGCCCTCCAGGCCCTGGACCCCTCAACATCCCCCTCAGCTGAGGAGGAGCAAGAG GCTGGTGGACCTGACAACCTGTTTGTGAATTATCTCTCCAGGATACACAGAGAGGAG GACTTGAGCTTTGTCCTTAAAGGTCTGGCTCGGCTGCTTAACAACCCCCTGATTCAGACTTATCTGCCCCGATCCACCAAGAAGATCCAGTTCCaccaggagctgctgatcctcTTCTGGAAATTCTGCGACTTCAACAAG aaatTCCTCTTCTTTGTCCTTAAGAGCAGCGACGTGCTGGACATGTTGGTTCCCATCCTCTTCTACCTGAACGATGCCCGAGCGGATCAGT ctcGGCTCGGCCTCATGCACATCGGTGTCttcatcctgctgctgctgagcgGAGAAAGAAACTTTGGCGTCCGTCTGAACAAGCCGTACGCTCTCCGTGTGCCCATGGACATTCCTGTGTTCACAGGAACCCACGCCGACCTGCTCATAGTG ATCTTCCACAAAATCATCTCCAGCGGACACCAGCGTCTCCAGCCTCTGTTCGACTGCTTGCTCACCATCATAGTGAACA TTTCACCTTACCTGAAGAGCCTGTCCATGGTGGCAGCCAACAAACTGCTCCACCTCCTGGAGGCCTTCTCCACGCCCTGGTTCCTCTTCTCCTCGCCCCAGAACCACCACCTGGTCTTCTTCCTGCTGGAGGTCTGCAACAACATCATCCAGTATCAGTTTGATG GTAACTTCAACCTGGTGTACGCCATCATCCGTAAGCGAAGCGTCTTCCACCAGCTGGCCAACCTGCCGTCCGACACGGCGTCTATTCAGAGGGCCctgcaaaagaagaagaggacgGGAATCTCTAGAACGAACTCTGTAGAGAATGAGTCCATGGAGGGCTCCAGACCTGCTGTACCCGCCGAGCCAGGCACACTCAAAGCCAGCTTGGAGGCCACTCCAG GAATCGATAAGATAACAGAGAAGTCTCAGGTGAGTCAGGATGGAACGATGGTCACTCTGCCACATTCGGACTCGCCGCACACGTCGACTAAAAGCGGCATCGCAGCCGGAGCCAGCGACAGCGAGTCCAACTCTGAGAGAGATCACAAG GTTAACCGCACGCAGTCGGAGTCAGCAAGGAGTCGACTGTCGAGCATCTCATCGACGGCTGCGTGGAGCGCTAACTCAGACTGG GTCTCCTCATGGAAGGCCAAACTTCCCCTACAGACGATCATGAGGTTGCTCCAAGTCCTGGTTCCTCAGGTGGAGAAGATTTGCATCGACAA GGGTCTGACTGACGAGTCCGAAATCCTCAAGTTCCTGCAGCACGGCACACTCGTGGGCCTCCTGCCCGTCCCCCATCCCATCCTCATCAGGAAGTACCAAGCCAACGCCGGCACAGCCATGTGGTTCCGCACATACATTTGGGGAGTCATCTACTTACG TAATGTTGACCCTCCGATCTGGTACGACACCGACATCAGACTGTTTGAGATCCAGAGGATTTAG
- the hid1b gene encoding protein HID1b isoform X1 yields the protein MRQIILPVDPGRQQVVGDRKMGNADSKLNFRKAVVQLTTKTQPVEASDDVFWDQFWVDSSTTVQDVFALVPAAEIRAVREESPSNLATLCYKAVERLVRGADSGCPSEKERQTVLNCTRLLTRILPYIFEDADWRGFFWSTIPGRAGHLDHDADDEGRPLAESLLLAIADLLFCPDFTIQSHKKNSPDTADDIRAIDSCEYIWEAGVGFAQAPPLNYLHDLNRTELLKLLLTCFSEAMYLPPSPENKVLNPWISFFCSTENRHALPLFTSLLNVVCAYDPVGYGIPYNHLLFSDYREQLVEQAVQILIVTLEHEAGSAASAALQALDPSTSPSAEEEQEVHTAGGPDNLFVNYLSRIHREEDLSFVLKGLARLLNNPLIQTYLPRSTKKIQFHQELLILFWKFCDFNKKFLFFVLKSSDVLDMLVPILFYLNDARADQSRLGLMHIGVFILLLLSGERNFGVRLNKPYALRVPMDIPVFTGTHADLLIVIFHKIISSGHQRLQPLFDCLLTIIVNISPYLKSLSMVAANKLLHLLEAFSTPWFLFSSPQNHHLVFFLLEVCNNIIQYQFDGNFNLVYAIIRKRSVFHQLANLPSDTASIQRALQKKKRTGISRTNSVENESMEGSRPAVPAEPGTLKASLEATPGIDKITEKSQVSQDGTMVTLPHSDSPHTSTKSGIAAGASDSESNSERDHKVNRTQSESARSRLSSISSTAAWSANSDWVSSWKAKLPLQTIMRLLQVLVPQVEKICIDKGLTDESEILKFLQHGTLVGLLPVPHPILIRKYQANAGTAMWFRTYIWGVIYLRNVDPPIWYDTDIRLFEIQRI from the exons ATGAGGCAGATTATCCTCCCTGTGGATCCAGGCAGGCAGCAGGTGGTTGGAGACAGAAAAATGGGAAACGCAGACAGCAAACTTAACTTCAGGAAAGCGGTGGTCCAGCTGACAACCAAAACTCAG CCCGTCGAAGCCTCAGACGACGTGTTCtgggatcagttctgggtcgaCTCCTCCACCACGGTTCAGGATGTTTTCGCTCTGGTTCCGGCGGCAGAGATCAGAGCCGTCAGAGAGGAGTCTCCGTCAAACCTGGCAACCCTCTGCTACAAG GCGGTGGAGAGGCTGGTCCGGGGAGCAGACTCCGGCTGCCCCTCGGAGAAGGAGCGCCAGACTGTGTTGAACTGCACTCGCCTGCTCACCCGCATCCTGCCCTACATCTTCGAGGACGCAGACTGGAGGGGCTTCTTCTGGTCCACCATCCCTGGCAGAGCGGGG CACTTGGACCACGATGCTGATGACGAAGGTCGGCCTCTGGCTGAATCCCTGCTGCTGGCCATCGCTGACCTGCTCTTCTGTCCCGATTTCACCATCCAGAGCCACAAGAAGAACAGCCCG GATACAGCTGATGATATACGAGCCATAGACAGCTGTGAGTACATCTGGGAGGCGGGTGTGGGCTTTGCTCAGGCACCTCCTCTCAACTACCTCCACGACCTGAACAG GACAGAGCTGCTGAAGTTACTCCTCACCTGCTTCTCTGAAGCCATGTACCTTCCTCCTTCCCCTGAAAACAAAGTCCTCAACCCCTGGATCTCCTTCTTCTGCTCCACAGAGAACAG ACACGCCCTGCCTCTGTTCACCTCCCTGCTCAATGTGGTGTGTGCCTACGACCCCGTGGGCTATGGCATCCCGTACAACCACCTGCTGTTCTCAGACTACCGGGAGCAGCTGGTGGAGCAGGCGGTCCAGATCCTTATCGTCACCCTGGAGCACGAGGCTGGCTCGGCCGCCAGCGCCGCCCTCCAGGCCCTGGACCCCTCAACATCCCCCTCAGCTGAGGAGGAGCAAGAGGTACATACA GCTGGTGGACCTGACAACCTGTTTGTGAATTATCTCTCCAGGATACACAGAGAGGAG GACTTGAGCTTTGTCCTTAAAGGTCTGGCTCGGCTGCTTAACAACCCCCTGATTCAGACTTATCTGCCCCGATCCACCAAGAAGATCCAGTTCCaccaggagctgctgatcctcTTCTGGAAATTCTGCGACTTCAACAAG aaatTCCTCTTCTTTGTCCTTAAGAGCAGCGACGTGCTGGACATGTTGGTTCCCATCCTCTTCTACCTGAACGATGCCCGAGCGGATCAGT ctcGGCTCGGCCTCATGCACATCGGTGTCttcatcctgctgctgctgagcgGAGAAAGAAACTTTGGCGTCCGTCTGAACAAGCCGTACGCTCTCCGTGTGCCCATGGACATTCCTGTGTTCACAGGAACCCACGCCGACCTGCTCATAGTG ATCTTCCACAAAATCATCTCCAGCGGACACCAGCGTCTCCAGCCTCTGTTCGACTGCTTGCTCACCATCATAGTGAACA TTTCACCTTACCTGAAGAGCCTGTCCATGGTGGCAGCCAACAAACTGCTCCACCTCCTGGAGGCCTTCTCCACGCCCTGGTTCCTCTTCTCCTCGCCCCAGAACCACCACCTGGTCTTCTTCCTGCTGGAGGTCTGCAACAACATCATCCAGTATCAGTTTGATG GTAACTTCAACCTGGTGTACGCCATCATCCGTAAGCGAAGCGTCTTCCACCAGCTGGCCAACCTGCCGTCCGACACGGCGTCTATTCAGAGGGCCctgcaaaagaagaagaggacgGGAATCTCTAGAACGAACTCTGTAGAGAATGAGTCCATGGAGGGCTCCAGACCTGCTGTACCCGCCGAGCCAGGCACACTCAAAGCCAGCTTGGAGGCCACTCCAG GAATCGATAAGATAACAGAGAAGTCTCAGGTGAGTCAGGATGGAACGATGGTCACTCTGCCACATTCGGACTCGCCGCACACGTCGACTAAAAGCGGCATCGCAGCCGGAGCCAGCGACAGCGAGTCCAACTCTGAGAGAGATCACAAG GTTAACCGCACGCAGTCGGAGTCAGCAAGGAGTCGACTGTCGAGCATCTCATCGACGGCTGCGTGGAGCGCTAACTCAGACTGG GTCTCCTCATGGAAGGCCAAACTTCCCCTACAGACGATCATGAGGTTGCTCCAAGTCCTGGTTCCTCAGGTGGAGAAGATTTGCATCGACAA GGGTCTGACTGACGAGTCCGAAATCCTCAAGTTCCTGCAGCACGGCACACTCGTGGGCCTCCTGCCCGTCCCCCATCCCATCCTCATCAGGAAGTACCAAGCCAACGCCGGCACAGCCATGTGGTTCCGCACATACATTTGGGGAGTCATCTACTTACG TAATGTTGACCCTCCGATCTGGTACGACACCGACATCAGACTGTTTGAGATCCAGAGGATTTAG
- the LOC102081765 gene encoding proton channel OTOP3, with the protein MSTDRDAGDLELDTVCGTPENPTSDEPLQSLDHHQTHEQELDPVLLWVPSGRRLISGLVGLNVVLLGTALVVGENFNPEGLSHQEPEVFLLVLMGISLIWMFWYLLWARRHPDISPHRDHHAGGVPVIVALLLFAAVSLLLFVFRVGYLMSTRECKPTATLISPFMEAPFLTLQTYLLWAHSKDCIHKHKMITRSGLMMILSTDLLLWLNAVTEDNIHEEIELGKRNGLADDDTIPPGGDSLELAGNSTCQCNASAACLGFRKGFEILFPFNIEYYLMAGCLIYVMWKNVGRITGPDHHVTEKKTLYIVCTGGITLGLVFGGLVLAAGVTAFVLYQVYVRQPEFRLTAFFIFYGYHLVVMPIMSLCSLVGLVVQRLERRAREVGPNPSRRLDVVLLMAAALGQLALSYFSVVAALGIGTNGPLGDLDLSYSLLSLLELILQNIFIIEGLHRHPHLSIKKKKKKKQMSSIFKLKKKAQENKKTDISLLEAKISAPPTVQEQEATKPWAKRVRQEICAFLILSNIMLWLIPAFGVHPQFENGLGKEFFGFTTWFIMMNLGQPLSVFYRMHSVAALTELLISA; encoded by the exons ATGAGCACGGATCGTGATGCTGGAGACTTAGAGCTGGATACCGTCTGTGGGACACCTGAAAATCCCACTAGTGATGAACCGCTCCAGAGTTTAGACCATCATCAGACTCATGAACAGGAGCTGGACCCGGTGCTGCTGTGGGTTCCCAGTGGGAGACGTCTAATCTCTGGTTTGGTGGGTCTCAATGTGGTGCTGCTGGGAACCGCTCTGGTGGTCGGCGAAAACTTCAACCCCGAGGGTCTGAGCCACCAGGAGCCTGAGGTGTTCCTGCTGGTGCTCATGGGGATCAGCCTGATCTGGATGTTCTGGTACCTGCTGTGGGCCAGAAGACATCCGGATATAAGCCCGCACAGAGACCACCACGCCGGGGGGGTCCCTGTCATCG TGGCCCTCCTGCTCTTTGCTGCCGTCAGCCTGCTGCTGTTCGTCTTCAGGGTCGGTTATTTGATGAGTACGAGGGAGTGTAAGCCCACTGCAACGCTGATTTCACCGTTCATGGAGGCTCCTTTTCTCACTCTGCAG ACATATTTACTGTGGGCTCACTCCAAAGACTGCATTCACAAACACAAGATGATCACAAG GTCTGGACTTATGATGATCCTCTCCACTGATCTACTGCTGTGGCTGAACGCCGTGACAGAGGACAACATCCACGAGGAGATCGAGCTGGGAAAACGAAACGGCCTCGCTGATGACGACACAATCCCACCTGGTGGGGACAGCTTGGAGTTAGCAG GGAATTCAACCTGTCAGTGCAATGCGAGCGCAGCCTGCCTCGGCTTCAGGAAGGGCTTCGAAATCCTTTTTCCCTTCAATATAGAATACTACCTCATGGCAGGCTGCTTGATCTATGTGATGTGGAAGAACGTGGGCCGCATAACGGGTCCAGATCACCATGTCACTGAGAAGAAGACCCTATATATTGTGTGCACAGGTGGGATCACACTGGGCCTCGTGTTTGGGGGCCTGGTTCTCGCTGCAGGAGTGACTGCCTTCGTTCTCTATCAGGTCTATGTGAGACAGCCGGAGTTTCGCCTCACCGCCTTCTTCATATTTTATGGCTATCATCTAGTCGTCATGCCCATCATGTCTCTGTGCTCACTGGTCGGGCTAGTAGTCCAAAGGTTAGAGAGGAGGGCACGTGAAGTCGGGCCCAATCCCTCTCGTAGGCTGGATGTGGTCCTCCTGATGGCGGCGGCCCTGGGCCAGCTCGCTCTGTCCTACTTCTCCGTGGTGGCAGCTTTGGGCATAGGCACCAATGGCCCTCTGGGGGACCTGGATCTGTCCTACTCCCTCTTGAGTCTGCTGGAGCTCATCCTCCAGAACATCTTCATCATCGAAGGCCTCCACAGGCACCCACACCTCAGcatcaagaagaagaagaagaagaagcagatgaGCAGTATTTTCAag CTGAAGAAAAAAGCACAAGAGAACAAAAAGACAGATATTTCTCTACTGGAGGCCAAAATATCAGCGCCCCCTACTGTCCAGGAGCAGGAGGCGACAAAGCCCTGGGCCAAAAGAGTGAGACAAGAGATCTGCGCTTTCCTCATTCTCTCAAATATCATG CTGTGGCTGATTCCTGCATTTGGAGTCCACCCGCAGTTCGAGAACGGCCTGGGAAAAGAGTTCTTCGGCTTCACCACTTGGTTTATTATGATGAATTTGGGTCAACCGCTCAGCGTCTTCTACAGGATGCACTCCGTGGCAGCTTTAACGGAGCTGCTCATCTCTGCATGA